From Aegilops tauschii subsp. strangulata cultivar AL8/78 chromosome 5, Aet v6.0, whole genome shotgun sequence:
caaaataatccttgctgtacacacctttttagagagacacacatgaatcggaatttattagaacactctatgtgcttcacttatatcttttgagctagataattttgctctagtgcttcacttatatccttttagagcacggtggtggttttattttatagaaattactgatctctcatgcttcacttatattattttgagagtcttttagaacagcatggtaatttgctttggttaaaatCTTAGTCCTAAAGTAATGAGCATCCAAGATACGTATAATAAAAACaatcatatagagtgcattgagtactatgagaagtttgattcttgatgattattttgagatatgaagatggtaatattagagtcatgctagtttagtagttatgaatttgagaaatagttgtgttgaagtttgtgattcccgtagcatgcacgtatggtgaaccgttatgtgatgaagttggagcatgatttatttcttgattgtcttccttatgtgtggaggtcaGGATCgtgcgatggttaactcctaccaacccttcccctaggagcatgagtgtagtactttgttttgatgacttgtaaatttttgcaataagtatgtgagttctttatgactaatgatgagtccatggattatacgcactctcacccttccaccattgctagcctctctaataccgcgcatcTTTCGCCGGTATcgtacacccaccatataccttcctcaaaacagccaccatacctacctattatggcatttccatagccattccgagaaatattgccatgcaacttgccaccgttccgtttattatgacacgctccatcattgtcatattgctttggatgatcatgtagttgacaccGTATTCgtgcaaagccaccattcataattctttcatacatgtcactcttgattcattgcatatcccggtacaccgccggaggcatacacatagtcatattttgttctaagtattgagttgtaatttttgaagtaagtaaatagaagtgtgatgatcatcattattagaacattgtcccaagtgaggaaaggatgctggagactatgattcccccacaagtcgggatgagactccggacgaaaaataaaaaaaggaaaaaaaagaggccatataaaaagagagaaaaggcccaaacaaaaaaatgagagaaaaagacagaaggtgcaatgttactatccttttaccacacttgtgcttcaaagtagcaccatgatcttcatgatagagagtctcttattttgtcactttcatatactagtgggaatttttcattaataagaacttggcttgtatattccaatgatgggcttcctcaaattgccataggtcttcgtgagcaagcaagttggatgcacacccacttagtttcctttcgagctttcatacacttatagctctagttcatccgttgcatggcaatccctactcactcacattgatatctattgatgggcatctccatagcccgttgatacgcctagttgatgtgagactatcttctccttttttgtcttctccacaaccatcattctattccacatatagtgttgtgtccatggctcacgctcatgtattgcgtgaagattgaaaaagtttgagaatgctaaagtatgaaacaattgcttggctgaaaccggggttgtgcatgatttaaatattttgtgtgatgaagatagagcatagccagactatatgatttttttagggataactttctttagccatgttattttgagaagacatgattgctttattactatgcttgaagtattattatttttatgtcaatattaaacttttgttttgaatctttcggatctgaacattcatgccacaataaaggaaattacattgagaattatgctaggtagcattccatatcaaaaattctgttattatcatttacctactcgaggacgagcaggaattaagcttgaggatgcttgatacgtctccaacgtatctataatttttgattgttccatgctattatattatctgttttggatgtttaatggtctttaatatacacttttatattatttttgggactaacctactaaccgaaggcccaatgcaaattgttgtttttttgcctatttaagtgtttcgcagaaaaggaatataacacggaatccaaacggaatgaaaccttcgggagagttattttagGAACAAACACGATCCAGGAGACTTgaagtggacgtcaaggaagcagcgaggcggccacgagataggagggcgcgcccaggggggtaggcgcgcccccaccctcgtgtgcccctcgtggcttccctgaccgacttctttcgcctatatatactcatataccccgaaaacatccaggagcaccacgaaaccctatttccaccgccacaaccttctgtacccttgagatcccatcttggggccttttccggcgctccgccggagggggaatcggtcacggagggcttctacatcaacaccatagcttctccgatgatgtgtgagtagtttaccttagaccttggggtccatagttattagctagatggcttcttctctctctttggatctcaatacaaagttctcctcgattctcttggagatctattcgatgtaattctttttgcggtgtgtttgtcgagatccgatgaattgtaggtttatgatcaatattatctatgaacaatatttgaatctcctctgaattcttttatgtatgatttgatatctttgcaagtctcttcgaattatcagtttggtttggcctactagattgatctttcttgcaataggagaagtgcttagctttgggttcaatcttgtggttttcgatcccagtgacagaaagggaaacgacacgtattgtattgttgccatcgaggattaaaagatggggtttatatcatattgcttgagtttatccctctacatcatgtcatcttgcttaatgcgttactccgttcttatgaactaaatactctagatgcatgttggatagcggtcgatgtgtggagtaataatagtagatgcagaatcgttttggtctacttgtcacggacgtgatgcctatatacatgatcatgcctagatattctcataactatgcgcttttctatcaattgctcgacagtaatttgttcacccaccgtagaatttgctatcttgagagaagccactagtgaaacctatggcccccgggtctattttgcatcatattaatctcccgtcaacaagcaaTTTCAagcaccgtttattttgcaatctttactttcgaatctatatcataaaaataccaaaaatatttatcttattatctctatcagatctcacttttgcaagtggccgtgaagggattgacaacccccttaTCGCGTtagttgcaaggttcttatttgtttgtgcaagtacgagggatttgcgtgtagtctcctactggattgataccttgattctcaaaaagtgagggaaatacttacgctactctgctgcatcaccctttcctcttcaagagaaaaccaacgcgtgctcaagaggtagcaagaaggatttctagcaccgttgtcggggagatatacgcacaagtcaagacagaccaagtatccatcacaaactcttatccctcgcattacattatttgctatttgcctcttgttttcctctcccccagttcacctttgccgttttattcgccctctttttgtTCGCCTCTTCTTCGcatgcttcttgtgtgcttgtgtgttggattgtttgtcgctatggctcaagacaatactaaattgtgtgatttttccaatactaacaacaatgattttcttagcactctaattgctcctattaccgatactgaatcttgtgaaattaatgctgctttgttgaatcttgtcataaaagatcaattctctggccttcctagtgaagatgccgctacacaTCTAAACAATTTTGTTGATTTAtccgatatgcaaaagaagaaagatgtggataatgatattgttaaattgaagctatttccgttttcgcttagagatcgtgctaatactttggttctcttctttgtctaaaattagtattgattcatgaaataagtgcaaagatgcttttatctctacgtattttcctcccgctaagatcatctctcttagaaacgatgttatgaattttaagcaacttgatgataaatatgttgcacaagcttgggagaggatgaaattaatgatacgtaattgccctacacatggtttgaatttatggatgattatacaaaaaatttatgccggattgaatttttcttctagaaatcttttagattcagctGCGGGCGGCACTTTTATgaaaatcactttaggagaagctactaaactcctagataatattatggttaattattctcaatggcacaccgaaagatctactagtaaaaaggttcatgcgatagaagagattaatgttttgagtggaaagatggatgaactaagggaaaatacttacgctactttgctgcatcatcctttcctcttcaagggaaaaccaacgcatgcttaAGAGGTAGCAGTGTAGCATAaagttctaggtggaagttcaacttaacagtctccactgcagtaccggtatataaaacagtgttttggaactAAAGGCAAACTCTATGTGCCTCtaggatctggtgggggattgctggaattttgtctattttgggccagcccaatagcagtttcagaaattcctaataaatcctagaggcccacgcagcccattcgtgcaaggcaagaggtgaaactaaagtttagtcccacattgctagtttagagggagttggacctctttataagggaggttctttccccacatgtatgagcatgagaacaagagggacatccacgcgcgctcctcctccgctgTCCGCCCCGCCCCGCCACGCCTCGTTACGACGCGCCGCgctgcgggaatgagccgagccgatgtctaaatttttgccacgcacgacgGCTATACGAACGGTCACACGGGAGCTGAAACGTTTTGCTGTAGTGGAGATTAAATCCGAACGGCGCACCTCTTCGCCTGCTGCCTGTTTGCTTCGTCTCCCTCTGTTGCTTCGCCTCTCTCCTGTGCCTATATAAGAGAGGTCGCTCCTCTCCAGAGACACATCAGAAAGACCATCTCCCTCGCGCCACCAAGTTCCTAAGCACTGCGCTGCTGCTACGTTCTTCTCCATCCCGGCTTGCGGCATGCACCGCAGGTCAGGACAGTAGCCCTCCGAAATCGcacctctttgagtcctgtacgggagaagggtgataaggtttttggggagcgctctgcGCGACTACTGACTCCTTCGTCACGGACGCCCTGGACTCCGATGACCACttcccgacgacgacttcttccccaacgtcgacaacctcctcgacgacatggctggcgaggatgtcgaccccaagtccagtgcttctTCTGCTGCTGTTGTCCCGTACGTGCTCTTGCTTTTTCTGTTAGAGACTCTGCCACAGTTCCTTGTTCTAGTGTTTGCCCTAGATATGTTAGGTTCTACTTAATATATGCAACTTGCTCTACTGTCTACTCTAGATATGTTTGGTCATAGTTCATATATGAAAATGCTATTTACCTTCTCTTTGTCAGATCGCATGACTTGTTTTATCACtgctatattagtcatgctttatctagtatttctgttaataaaatcattcgttaaattgctcatatttccaacagcaaCCAACTACATGGAATACTCGTTTGCAATTCAGCACCCTAGTTAGTTCACCAATGTGACTTAAGATAATATGAGATGAGTTCATTTGCACATGTAAAGGTAACTCAAGATTTGGCAGAGTGCTATACCTCTTCGTACAGCCTGGGGCTTCAGGAGTAACTTTGCGTGTAGATTGCTCCGAGGCTGGTGCCGACAGGGCAGTTGCATCGCAATTGCTGTTCACCGGAGCGTCTCCCGCATCACCAATGCTGGACTCAGCAGGCGCACATGCCATGGCTTTGTACGCGTCGTAGGCGACCAAGTGTTGTGCGCCGGCGAGATCTGGCAGGGGAAATCTTTGTGAAAGGAAGCAAGAAATTAGGTTCTAAACGCAGCAACCACCACAAGGAATAGAAAATGCGAGCGGAAAAGTTTACCTGTTGACCGGATCTGACAAGAAATCGACTTCGGTATCTCGGGTGGTCGACATCTCCATAGACATGAGTTCCTGGTCTTAGGCGGCGATGGAAGGAAGAGGATAGATTTGTTTTTACTTTTCAGCGATGACCAGTCGACCATGGGCCTAGAGTTGGGTACCCATCTACGACCCATTTACCCATTTGGAGAACAACGTATGCATAACCGAGGTGGAGACGGCGGTTGTTATGTGCCGCTCCCATAATCCTGTACTAACGGAACACCAACTAGTTGGGCCGCTATATCCCGGTTAATTTGGACGGCTCCGCACCTGTACTCGCCGTTCGCGCACACGACATCATTCAATACAATCGGCTACACGTGTTCTCTGAAACGAAGTCAATCACAAGAAGCAGGGCTCTAGTCTTGCTTTATTTCTTCTGCTGCGTGTGTTCGACAAAAATAGGTAGCTTACACTAAGTAGGCCTGGTACAACAAAATAAAGCACTCTTGAGAGCACATTTGTATAAGCCAACTAAATGCATGGAAATCACTAACATAGAATTTCAATATCTCCATTTATTTTGCATGTAAGGAAAACTACCGAGGGTGCTCCGCAGATAGTCGGAACTCAAGTTCCATACTATAATGTCTGGTCGATCCCTTAGTGTTGCTTTCAACTTTTGTGGATGGAGATGCATTATCTGAAGTTTGCCTCGGTAATGTATGTGTGCCTTCCAGTGTCAACTCCACTTGTCTCATGGTTGGGCGGTCCTCTCTCCTTAACTTTACACAAGCTACCGCGATACTTGCTACTTCTTCAACTTCGTTCCCTCCTTCCTCCATGACTTGTGGATCTAATATATGCAGCAGTTGCCCTTTTTCAAACAAGCTGGCAAAATGTGAAACAAGACTCTCTTCATCTGATGATAAATATGAAAATGGTTTCTCTCTAGTTAGCAGCTCCACAAGGATGACCCCAAAGCTATAGACATCACTTTTCTCAGTTATTCGCCCTGTGTAAAAGTTCATAGGATCCCAATACCCTCTCGTACCTTGAGCCCTTGTTGTAACCCCAGATATATCCATTGGAATATACCTGGAAGCTCCAAAATCCGCTACCTTTGCTGTCAGAGTATCATCCAAAAGTATGTTAGCAGACTTGATGTCTCTATGAATGATAGGTGTTGATGCAGCCGAGTGAAGATATGCAAGTGATTTTGGTGCCTCAATGGCTATCCGCAACCTGTCATCCCAAGATAATGATTTTGgtccttggacatgaagatgcTCGTAAAGTGTCCCATTAGATATGAACTCATAGACCAACATTGGGACTTCAGTTTCAAGGCAGCAACCATAGAGTTTTACTACATTTCTATGGTTAATTTGTGATAGGATAGCTACCTCATTTATAAATTCATTGATCTCATTCTTCAACACCTTCTTGGGTTTCTTGACGGCTACAATATGTTGGTTTGACAGTATCCCTTTGTAAACAATACCATGACCTCCTCCGCCAACCACGAGATCTTTGTCAAAATGATGGGTCGCCTTCTCTAACTCTTCCAATGTTATGATCATCCTTTCTGCAATACCAGCACTTTGGGGTACCAACTGTTGCAACAATTGTCCACGATTTTGGTGGAAGAACTTACATTTTAACATTTGAGCCCTCCGCTGTTTTAGTTTCTTAGCAATGAAAAATCCAATAAGAAACAGAAGTACGAGCCCCGCTCCAGCAGCAGCTCCAGTGCTCATACCTGAAAGTATATACAGTACAGTTACCCATTTTTCTCCGCATGTATCGCATACATAGTAGAAATGTTTTACTCACCTTTAAAGTCTTTGTGCACACCGCCTGCAGGAGACAAGTAAATAAATTGACTTCAATATAGACAAAAAAGAGCAAAAGGTGTAGGAATAGGATATACTAGGGATGAAcaacaaaacaaattaaaatgATGCAAGCACACAAGGTGCCTGCACGCTAACCTTTGCATCCGTCAAGGTAGGGATTGCCGTCGTAACCCTCACTACAGTGGCATGAATAGCCTCTGGTCATTTGTTTGCAGATGCTATTCTTGCTGCTACAGATGCCAGGACACTTGAGATATTGTTGTTGACGCAGCGATGAGCTCACATTGGTTGGCTGGTGCGAGATGCCACGCTGCAATTGTAAGACCTCCCAATCTAGAACAATGGGAACCTCAAGTTGGGGTGCTGGATCGTTTGTGAACGGCGCTAATGGAAGCCGGGCAGAGAGCCAACGCTTGTTCAACCACCCTTCCTCTGCGATGAACGCATATGCCTGTGGAAATGACCCATCGGAGGCAATGTTAGGATCTATCCAATCAATCGAGAAATCACTGGGCATGCCATTCCTCGACTTCGATATGTGTGCCTGGCAGCAACCCATGCCGTAGCAGTACTCGCTGTCACCGAAACTAGCAGCTGTTGTGGCATTGTAGCTTCCGCTCTTGTTTGACGGGCAGAAGGAGGAGCAATTACTGAGGATGACCCGGTTGTTTTCAGTGTTGGACAACACCGCCTGCACGCCACATCCGATGAGGATAAATTCATCGATGGTTGACAACGAGTAGGGCACCACCTCTCCATAACCCATCTCATAAATGATGTCGTGAATGCTTTCACCGATAAAGAAATTATTGACTCGGTCAGCATTGATAACTCGCATCGTGTTGTTGCGGAGAGAGAAGTCAACAACTCGAAGTGTGCCAAGCATCAGTCGCGCAGGTTGGTGGTTTGTGTCACAGGTGAGGTTGAAACCTGGCATATAGCACTTGGGCGGCCCAATGCCGAACGGGTATGGCACACTCAAGTTGCCGCATGATGTGATACAATTACCTACAGGTGCATGTATGCATGTAAACATTAATGAGCGTTCTGTAGATATCCGTTCATCTGCCCATCTCGACTCTAGCATTCAAGCATCTCCATCGAGTTGTACACTAGCTACAACAGAAAACTAAGATATGTATATAACGCTGTGATAAAAAATGATTTGAAATTACTTGACCGCCTCAAAGTTACACCATGTATTGTATACTAGCATGTGATAGTATATGTACTATTTTATCATTTTTGGTATGTTATTGTATCTAAGATATTTCAAAGTGATTTAATGGAAAAAATTGCAACTGACTTCATAGTTTTtttatatttgtgaaatacgcatatttgtacgtaaaaaagAGTATGCTCAAAATATCGTGCAAACTACCTATAAAGTAGTTGTAGTCCCAAACTATAGTCTCAAAATATCATATTTGTACTTAAAAAAGAGTATGCTCAAAATATCGTGCAAACTACCTAAAaactaccctaaaccctatatATACTACATTTTTATATAAGCCGCGTccatttttttttggaattttactgttcacccgacCTCAAATGACCTCGGGATTATAACAGCCGCGTCCAATATATACTTTTTAAACCTttttatatactacatactacacgtaCATATACTTTGTTATGATAGATACTACCTAGAACATGCGCAACAAAAGTGGGAGGGACGCGGCTAATCTGcacccgagctcaaatgagcttgggtgaacagtaaaatcgaaaaaaaatcgaaacaaattcaaaaaattccaatttttttttgaaagaaacattgacaaaatttctaagtgcctgcaaaaattcatcatgaaatcacattcctagaaggcgtggcaaaaaaaacaaaaacagtactctgaaaaaagctactttcaaacgcattttgaagcactgaatttgtttttttgccacgccttacaggaatgtgatttcatgatgaatttttgcaggcacttagaacttttgtcaatgtttctctcaaaaaaaattggaattttttgtttttttttcgattttactgttcatgcgggAGCATATGAGCTCGGGTGCAGAATGGACTTTTCGAAGTGGGAGTAACTACACTTGGTCGTActacacaaacacacacacacacatagaagAAAAAATCATACCACT
This genomic window contains:
- the LOC109784647 gene encoding wall-associated receptor kinase 5-like is translated as MGPSRCYHSPGFNLTCDRSSNPPRLLVGDGTLQVSEQINTDFDLLAVVYTDDIKIDSGGHGRLGGGLSDDGPYVLSRYKNQLILLGCNVRATLKNGNITMSSCSSLCPNDYEGLSSDSDERLSRPDRSMSCSGIGCCQAPIVVYREVLAGSNEIVPITSYDVELESFGWNRSEAQLWPPRVFIAEEGWLATWSLSHQLSTRGVSMEVPIWLGWEVIDDHQDDTDQLQRSSSPASASECSRDAANSVCKSSNADCRKHQRGGYTCSCKSGYEGNPYITNGCQDIDECKDLEFYKCYGQCTNMDGLFQCQCPHGTHGDHSTPGGCFSLLGGSMSTGAAAGAGLVLLFLIGFFIAKKLKQRRAQMLKCKFFHQNRGQLLQQLVPQSAGIAERMIITLEELEKATHHFDKDLVVGGGGHGIVYKGILSNQHIVAVKKPKKVLKNEINEFINEVAILSQINHRNVVKLYGCCLETEVPMLVYEFISNGTLYEHLHVQGPKSLSWDDRLRIAIEAPKSLAYLHSAASTPIIHRDIKSANILLDDTLTAKVADFGASRYIPMDISGVTTRAQGTRGYWDPMNFYTGRITEKSDVYSFGVILVELLTREKPFSYLSSDEESLVSHFASLFEKGQLLHILDPQVMEEGGNEVEEVASIAVACVKLRREDRPTMRQVELTLEGTHTLPRQTSDNASPSTKVESNTKGSTRHYSMELEFRLSAEHPR